A region from the Pseudobacteriovorax antillogorgiicola genome encodes:
- the bluB gene encoding 5,6-dimethylbenzimidazole synthase — MGPKFSIEDQELLKQIMVHRRDIRGNRFTPEQISDDDLQQVIDAAFLAPSVGYSQPWKIVVIQSPATRAVILENFDRANASAENQFHGQRKQVYSKLKLEGIKECSHLLAVYYREPIGPVLGQTTMKEAGPYSVVCAIQNMWLMARAKNIGLGWVSILDSQDLNEQLQVPAGFKLVALLCLGYVDQFPEEPELKTLGWEQERPLSEMISFETFS, encoded by the coding sequence ATGGGACCAAAATTTTCTATTGAAGATCAAGAGCTGTTAAAACAGATTATGGTCCATCGCAGGGATATCCGGGGCAATCGATTTACACCTGAGCAGATTTCAGATGATGACCTACAGCAAGTGATCGATGCCGCCTTTCTTGCTCCATCGGTAGGATACAGCCAACCTTGGAAAATCGTTGTCATCCAATCACCGGCTACGCGTGCTGTAATTTTAGAAAACTTCGATAGAGCAAATGCCAGTGCTGAAAATCAGTTTCATGGCCAGCGAAAGCAAGTGTACAGCAAACTCAAATTGGAAGGTATCAAGGAGTGCTCCCATTTGTTAGCAGTGTACTATCGTGAACCTATTGGTCCTGTATTAGGCCAGACGACCATGAAAGAAGCTGGGCCGTACTCAGTAGTGTGTGCCATTCAAAATATGTGGCTCATGGCACGGGCAAAAAACATCGGTCTCGGTTGGGTGAGTATTCTGGATAGTCAAGACTTGAATGAACAGCTTCAAGTTCCGGCCGGCTTTAAACTGGTTGCCTTGCTGTGTCTTGGCTACGTTGATCAGTTCCCTGAAGAACCAGAATTAAAGACTTTGGGTTGGGAACAAGAGCGGCCCCTGTCTGAAATGATAAGTTTTGAGACTTTCTCTTGA
- a CDS encoding J domain-containing protein: MLPSFDALMSLETMSLQILSHLKPPAESTSVSIAESPLVRIRDLSLLSSHMPRDELRSLLRSVQGQQLTAFAVRHVATNLSILAHYQADPSDALADQIDETDRAIFMTLFDDYLKHDLIPVVGFDPTGVLVKTVPVGTCRAFDSYDLPDCSKKAQLFCSEHTSEQWWLKHADECQFTQSKMFHFYSDPKNSQAYSDEEMEAMIDDFWKKFSSWQDRPRGDQLLSCLMCLDIPSVEHLKTMSQRDLQKAFYKKSLALHPDQGGQTEDFLRLKESYERLKSFCR; the protein is encoded by the coding sequence TTGCTCCCGTCATTCGATGCACTCATGTCTCTTGAAACCATGTCACTGCAGATCCTGTCTCATCTTAAGCCACCAGCGGAGAGTACAAGTGTGAGCATTGCAGAGAGTCCTTTGGTCCGTATTCGAGACCTTAGTCTGCTTTCGAGTCATATGCCGAGAGACGAACTTAGATCACTGCTAAGATCCGTCCAGGGGCAGCAGCTCACTGCCTTTGCAGTCCGTCATGTGGCAACCAACTTAAGTATACTAGCCCACTATCAAGCTGACCCAAGCGATGCCCTAGCTGATCAGATCGATGAAACTGATAGAGCAATTTTCATGACTCTGTTTGATGACTACCTCAAGCACGACCTGATACCCGTTGTTGGCTTCGATCCTACAGGGGTCTTGGTAAAGACTGTGCCGGTCGGCACGTGTCGAGCCTTCGATTCGTATGATCTGCCAGACTGCTCCAAAAAAGCGCAGCTCTTTTGTAGCGAACACACATCGGAACAATGGTGGCTTAAGCATGCCGATGAGTGTCAGTTTACCCAATCAAAGATGTTTCACTTCTATTCCGATCCAAAAAACTCTCAAGCCTATTCGGATGAAGAGATGGAGGCGATGATTGATGACTTCTGGAAAAAGTTTTCAAGTTGGCAGGACCGACCTCGCGGCGATCAGCTTCTCTCATGCCTGATGTGTCTCGACATTCCCAGTGTGGAGCATCTTAAAACCATGTCCCAAAGAGATCTTCAAAAGGCGTTTTATAAAAAGTCCTTGGCCCTCCATCCTGATCAAGGGGGGCAGACCGAAGACTTTCTGCGTCTCAAAGAAAGCTATGAACGATTAAAAAGTTTCTGCCGGTGA
- a CDS encoding TrmH family RNA methyltransferase: protein MNIITETNDQRLDIYRLQKDGPLRQEGKIIVDSARVVERLLKTPIQLKKLLASEAFITKNRDLLEWHPAAEINSCSPEIMTSIVGHRIHSGVIAIAERPSDTPLEQLGSRIIFLNGVNNAENVGAIIRNGLAFGAPSIIADGLSCSPFVRRSIRVSMGAIFKMKSFHCQLALPCLKELKQLGYQIFTASLNEFSCDLRSVEFPKKAVLVIGCEGDGIQAEVEAFADQAIHIPMAGGIDSLNAAVASGIFLHAMMGSPAETF, encoded by the coding sequence TTGAACATAATTACAGAAACAAATGACCAAAGACTCGATATCTACAGATTGCAGAAAGATGGGCCTTTACGCCAAGAGGGCAAAATCATTGTAGATAGTGCCCGGGTTGTGGAGCGACTGCTTAAGACTCCTATCCAGCTCAAAAAGCTGCTCGCCTCAGAGGCCTTTATTACAAAAAACCGCGACTTACTAGAATGGCATCCAGCTGCCGAGATCAACTCCTGCTCCCCGGAGATCATGACGAGTATCGTCGGTCATCGGATTCACAGCGGCGTCATAGCAATTGCAGAGCGACCTTCAGATACTCCTCTGGAACAACTTGGATCCCGGATAATTTTTCTCAACGGAGTCAATAACGCAGAGAATGTAGGAGCTATCATCCGCAATGGCCTGGCCTTCGGCGCCCCATCGATTATTGCAGATGGGTTAAGCTGCTCTCCCTTCGTACGCCGGAGTATACGCGTCTCCATGGGCGCAATTTTCAAGATGAAGAGCTTTCACTGTCAGCTGGCCTTACCCTGCCTCAAAGAACTGAAGCAGCTCGGTTATCAAATTTTTACAGCAAGTTTGAATGAATTTAGCTGCGACCTTCGCTCTGTAGAGTTTCCCAAAAAAGCCGTCCTAGTGATTGGCTGCGAGGGCGATGGGATTCAAGCCGAAGTGGAAGCTTTCGCTGACCAAGCCATTCATATTCCCATGGCAGGTGGCATCGACAGTTTGAATGCTGCTGTCGCTTCAGGAATATTCCTCCATGCAATGATGGGATCACCGGCAGAAACTTTTTAA